One Pseudomonas entomophila genomic window carries:
- the infA gene encoding translation initiation factor IF-1, protein MSKEDSFEMEGTVVDTLPNTMFRVELENGHVVTAHISGKMRKNYIRILTGDKVRVELTPYDLSKGRITYRAR, encoded by the coding sequence ATGTCGAAAGAAGACAGCTTCGAAATGGAAGGCACTGTCGTCGACACCCTGCCCAACACCATGTTCCGCGTGGAGTTGGAAAACGGGCACGTCGTTACCGCGCACATCTCCGGCAAGATGCGCAAGAACTACATCCGTATTCTCACTGGCGACAAGGTCCGCGTCGAACTGACGCCATACGACCTGAGCAAGGGCCGCATCACCTACCGTGCGCGCTAA
- the aat gene encoding leucyl/phenylalanyl-tRNA--protein transferase, giving the protein MLTWLTRDSLTFPPLEKALHDPNGLLAAGGDLTPERLVAAYRHGCFPWYQDGQPILWWSPDPRTVLFPEELHVSRSLAKFIRQGHYQVSFDSDFPAVIEACAAPRDYADGTWITDSMRAAYCELHRRGYAHSVEVRQAGELVGGLYGLAMGRLFFGESMFSRADNASKVGFVALVEHLKQAGFALIDCQMPTHHLHSLGARAISRAEFADHLARHLDQPSGASWVR; this is encoded by the coding sequence ATGCTCACCTGGCTCACCCGCGACTCGCTGACCTTCCCGCCCCTGGAAAAGGCCCTGCACGACCCCAACGGCCTGCTTGCCGCCGGAGGCGATCTCACGCCCGAACGGCTGGTCGCCGCCTACCGTCACGGCTGCTTCCCCTGGTACCAGGATGGCCAACCGATCCTCTGGTGGTCGCCCGACCCACGCACCGTGCTGTTCCCCGAAGAACTGCACGTCTCGCGCTCGCTGGCCAAGTTCATCCGCCAGGGCCACTACCAGGTCAGCTTCGACAGCGACTTCCCGGCCGTGATCGAGGCCTGCGCCGCCCCGCGCGACTACGCGGACGGCACCTGGATCACCGACAGCATGCGCGCGGCCTACTGCGAACTGCACCGCCGCGGCTACGCCCACTCGGTGGAAGTGCGCCAGGCAGGAGAACTGGTCGGCGGGCTCTACGGCCTGGCCATGGGCCGCCTGTTTTTTGGCGAATCGATGTTCAGCCGCGCCGACAACGCTTCGAAGGTGGGCTTCGTGGCACTGGTCGAGCACCTGAAACAGGCCGGTTTCGCCCTGATCGACTGCCAGATGCCCACCCACCACCTGCACAGCCTGGGCGCCCGAGCCATCAGCCGCGCTGAATTCGCCGACCACCTGGCGCGCCACCTCGACCAGCCCAGCGGCGCCAGCTGGGTTCGCTAG
- the cspD gene encoding cold shock domain-containing protein CspD: MASGKVKWFNNAKGYGFINEDGKTDDLFAHYSAIQMDGYKTLKAGQAVNFEIIQGPKGLHATDIRSATSSVQASATNPGNTVEV; this comes from the coding sequence ATGGCAAGCGGTAAAGTCAAGTGGTTCAACAACGCCAAGGGCTACGGATTCATCAACGAGGACGGCAAGACCGATGATCTGTTCGCCCACTATTCAGCGATCCAGATGGACGGATACAAGACGCTGAAAGCCGGCCAGGCCGTGAACTTCGAGATCATCCAGGGCCCCAAAGGGCTGCACGCGACCGACATCAGAAGCGCCACCAGCAGCGTCCAGGCCAGCGCGACGAACCCGGGCAACACCGTCGAAGTCTGA
- the clpA gene encoding ATP-dependent Clp protease ATP-binding subunit ClpA, whose translation MLNRELEVTLNLAFKEARSKRHEFMTVEHLLLALLDNEAAATVLRACGANLDKLKHDLQEFIDSTTPLIPVHDEDRETQPTLGFQRVLQRAVFHVQSSGKREVTGANVLVAIFSEQESQAVFLLKQQSVARIDVVNYIAHGISKVPGHGPHTENEQDMQDEEGGETSSSGNPLDAYASNLNELARAGRIDPLVGREQEVERVAQILARRRKNNPLLVGEAGVGKTAIAEGLAKRIVDGQVPDLLAQSVVYSLDLGALLAGTKYRGDFEKRFKALLGELRKRPQAILFIDEIHTIIGAGAASGGVMDASNLLKPLLSSGDIRCIGSTTFQEFRGIFEKDRALARRFQKVDVSEPSVEDTVGILRGLKGRFESHHNIEYSDEALRAAAELASRYINDRHMPDKAIDVIDEAGAYQRLQPEASRVKRIDVPQVEDIVAKIARIPPKHVTSSDKELLRNLERDLKLTVFGQDAAIDSLATAIKLSRAGLKAPDKPVGSFLFAGPTGVGKTEAARQLAKALGVELVRFDMSEYMERHTVSRLIGAPPGYVGFDQGGLLTEAITKQPHCVLLLDEIEKAHPEVFNLLLQVMDHGTLTDNNGRKADFRNVILIMTTNAGAETAARASIGFTHQDHSSDAMEVIRKSFTPEFRNRLDTIIQFGRLSHETIKSIVDKFLIELQAQLEDKRVLLEVTDAARGWLAASGYDVQMGARPMARLIQDKIKRPLAEEILFGELAEHGGVVHIDLRDGELVFDYETTAEVA comes from the coding sequence ATGTTAAACCGCGAGCTCGAAGTCACCCTCAATCTGGCCTTCAAGGAGGCGCGTTCGAAACGTCATGAGTTCATGACTGTCGAACATCTGCTGCTGGCACTCCTTGACAATGAGGCTGCCGCGACCGTTCTGCGCGCCTGTGGCGCCAATCTCGACAAACTCAAGCATGACCTGCAGGAGTTCATCGATTCGACCACCCCGCTGATCCCCGTGCATGACGAGGACCGTGAAACGCAACCGACGCTGGGCTTCCAGCGCGTGCTGCAGCGTGCCGTGTTCCACGTGCAGAGCTCCGGCAAGCGCGAGGTGACCGGCGCCAACGTGCTGGTGGCGATTTTCAGCGAACAGGAAAGCCAGGCCGTGTTCCTGCTCAAGCAGCAGAGCGTGGCCCGCATCGATGTGGTCAACTACATCGCCCACGGTATTTCGAAAGTGCCGGGCCATGGCCCGCATACTGAAAACGAACAAGACATGCAGGACGAGGAGGGCGGCGAGACTTCTTCTTCCGGCAACCCGCTGGACGCCTATGCCAGCAACCTGAACGAACTGGCCCGTGCCGGGCGCATCGACCCGCTGGTGGGGCGCGAGCAGGAGGTCGAGCGCGTCGCGCAGATCCTCGCTCGTCGGCGCAAGAATAACCCGTTGCTGGTCGGTGAGGCCGGCGTGGGCAAGACCGCTATCGCCGAAGGCCTGGCCAAGCGCATTGTCGATGGCCAGGTGCCAGACCTGCTGGCCCAGAGTGTCGTCTACTCCCTCGACCTTGGCGCGCTGCTGGCGGGCACCAAGTACCGTGGCGACTTCGAAAAGCGCTTCAAGGCACTGCTCGGTGAGCTGCGCAAGCGTCCGCAGGCGATCCTGTTCATTGACGAGATCCATACCATCATCGGTGCCGGCGCGGCATCCGGTGGCGTGATGGATGCCTCCAACCTGCTCAAGCCACTGCTGTCGTCCGGTGATATCCGTTGCATTGGTTCGACCACGTTCCAGGAGTTCCGTGGCATCTTCGAGAAGGATCGCGCCCTGGCGCGTCGCTTCCAGAAGGTCGATGTCAGCGAGCCTTCGGTGGAGGATACCGTGGGTATCCTGCGCGGCTTGAAAGGCCGCTTCGAGAGCCACCACAACATCGAGTACAGCGATGAAGCCCTGCGCGCCGCCGCCGAACTGGCCTCGCGCTATATCAATGACCGGCATATGCCGGACAAGGCCATCGATGTGATCGACGAGGCGGGTGCCTACCAACGCCTGCAACCGGAAGCCAGTCGCGTCAAGCGTATCGATGTACCGCAGGTCGAGGACATTGTCGCCAAAATCGCGCGAATTCCGCCGAAACATGTCACCAGCTCCGATAAAGAGCTGCTGCGCAACCTGGAGCGTGACCTCAAGCTCACGGTGTTTGGCCAGGATGCGGCGATCGATTCGCTGGCCACTGCCATCAAGCTGTCACGTGCCGGCCTCAAGGCGCCGGACAAACCGGTAGGCTCGTTCCTGTTCGCCGGCCCGACCGGTGTGGGCAAGACCGAGGCGGCTCGCCAGCTGGCCAAGGCATTGGGTGTGGAACTGGTGCGCTTCGACATGTCCGAGTACATGGAGCGGCATACCGTGTCGCGCCTGATCGGTGCGCCGCCCGGCTATGTCGGGTTCGACCAGGGTGGCCTGCTGACCGAGGCCATCACCAAGCAGCCGCACTGCGTATTGCTGCTCGACGAAATCGAGAAGGCGCACCCCGAAGTCTTCAACCTGCTGCTGCAGGTGATGGACCACGGCACCCTGACCGACAACAACGGGCGCAAGGCGGACTTCCGCAACGTGATCCTGATCATGACCACCAACGCCGGCGCTGAAACCGCTGCGCGGGCCTCGATCGGCTTCACTCATCAGGACCATTCCTCCGATGCCATGGAGGTCATCCGCAAGAGCTTCACGCCGGAGTTCCGCAACCGTCTGGACACCATCATCCAGTTTGGCCGCCTGTCCCACGAGACGATCAAGAGCATCGTCGACAAGTTCCTCATCGAACTGCAGGCGCAGCTGGAAGACAAACGTGTGCTGCTGGAGGTCACCGACGCCGCCCGCGGCTGGCTGGCGGCCTCGGGCTACGACGTGCAGATGGGCGCGCGGCCGATGGCGCGGCTGATCCAGGACAAGATCAAGCGGCCGCTGGCCGAGGAGATCCTGTTTGGCGAGCTGGCCGAGCATGGTGGCGTGGTGCACATCGACTTGCGCGATGGCGAGCTGGTGTTCGACTACGAGACCACGGCTGAGGTCGCATAA
- the ftsK gene encoding DNA translocase FtsK, with the protein MKKSTATPAPLPVPLWRQQLHYRLKEGALIAVGALCLYLWMALVTYDTADPGFSHTSNADQVQNAAGRAGAYFADILFMVLGYFAYIFPLLLAIKTWQIFRERHQPWQWSGWLFSWRLIGLVFLVLSGAALAHIHFHPSASLPFSAGGALGESLGDLARNLLNVQGSTLMFIALFLFGLTVFTDLSWFKVMDVTGKITLDLFELMQGAANRWWEARNERKRLVAQLREVDEQVEDVVAPVVADKREQVKARERIIERDEALTKHVAQREQQPAPVINIPPAPVKAPEPSKRVMKEKQAPLFIDSAVEGTLPSISILDPAEEKKIEYSPESLAGVGHLLEIKLKEFGVEVSVDSIHPGPVITRYEIQPAAGVKVSRIANLAKDLARSLAVTSVRVVEVIPGKTTVGIEIPNENRQMVRFSEVLSTPQYDEQKSPVTLALGHDIGGKPVITDLAKMPHLLVAGTTGSGKSVGVNAMILSILFKSGPEDARLIMIDPKMLELSIYEGIPHLLCPVVTDMKDAANALRWSVAEMERRYKLMAAMGVRNLAGFNRKIKDAEEAGEVVHDPLYRRESMDDEPPTLKTLPTIVVVVDEFADMMMIVGKKVEELIARIAQKARAAGIHLILATQRPSVDVITGLIKANIPTRMAFQVSSKIDSRTIIDQGGAEQLLGHGDMLYMPPGTSLPIRVHGAFVSDDEVHRVVEAWKLRGAPDYNDDILNGVEEAGSGFDGGGGGGDGEDSESDALYDEAVQFVLESRRASISAVQRKLKIGYNRAARMIEAMEMAGVVTPMNSNGSREVIAPGGPRD; encoded by the coding sequence TTGAAGAAATCCACCGCAACTCCAGCCCCCTTGCCAGTGCCTCTCTGGCGGCAACAGCTGCACTACCGTCTGAAGGAAGGTGCGCTGATCGCCGTCGGCGCCCTGTGCCTGTACCTGTGGATGGCACTGGTCACCTACGACACCGCCGACCCAGGCTTCAGCCACACCAGCAACGCCGACCAGGTGCAGAACGCCGCCGGCCGTGCCGGGGCGTACTTCGCCGACATCCTGTTCATGGTGCTTGGCTACTTCGCCTACATCTTCCCGCTGCTGCTGGCGATCAAGACCTGGCAGATCTTCCGCGAGCGTCACCAGCCCTGGCAGTGGAGTGGCTGGTTGTTTTCCTGGCGGCTGATCGGCCTGGTATTCCTGGTGCTGTCGGGCGCGGCGCTGGCGCATATTCATTTCCACCCGTCGGCCAGCCTGCCGTTCTCCGCGGGCGGGGCCCTGGGCGAGAGCCTGGGGGACCTGGCGCGCAACCTGCTCAATGTGCAGGGCAGCACGCTGATGTTCATTGCCCTGTTCCTGTTCGGCCTGACCGTGTTCACCGACCTGTCCTGGTTCAAGGTGATGGATGTCACCGGCAAGATCACCCTTGACCTGTTCGAGTTGATGCAGGGGGCCGCCAACCGCTGGTGGGAGGCGCGTAACGAGCGCAAGCGGCTGGTGGCGCAGCTGCGCGAGGTGGATGAGCAGGTCGAGGATGTGGTTGCTCCGGTGGTGGCGGACAAGCGTGAGCAGGTCAAGGCGCGCGAACGCATCATCGAGCGCGACGAGGCGTTGACCAAGCACGTTGCCCAGCGCGAACAGCAACCGGCCCCGGTGATCAACATTCCGCCTGCGCCGGTCAAGGCGCCAGAACCCAGCAAACGGGTGATGAAGGAGAAGCAGGCGCCGTTGTTCATCGACAGCGCCGTGGAAGGCACCTTGCCGTCGATCTCCATCCTCGACCCCGCCGAAGAGAAGAAGATCGAGTACTCGCCTGAGTCGCTGGCCGGTGTCGGTCACCTGCTGGAAATCAAGCTGAAGGAATTCGGTGTCGAGGTCTCGGTCGATTCGATCCACCCAGGCCCGGTGATCACCCGCTACGAGATCCAGCCCGCCGCGGGCGTCAAGGTCAGCCGTATCGCCAACCTGGCCAAGGACCTGGCGCGCTCCCTGGCGGTGACCAGTGTGCGCGTGGTCGAGGTGATCCCCGGCAAGACCACCGTGGGTATCGAGATCCCCAACGAGAACCGCCAGATGGTGCGCTTCTCCGAGGTGTTGTCGACGCCGCAGTACGACGAGCAGAAATCACCGGTCACCCTGGCCCTGGGCCATGACATCGGCGGCAAGCCGGTAATCACCGACCTGGCGAAGATGCCGCACCTGCTGGTGGCCGGTACCACCGGTTCCGGTAAGTCGGTGGGAGTGAACGCGATGATCCTGTCGATCCTGTTCAAGTCGGGCCCGGAAGACGCCCGCCTGATCATGATCGACCCGAAAATGCTCGAACTGTCGATCTACGAAGGCATTCCGCACCTGCTGTGCCCGGTGGTCACCGACATGAAGGATGCCGCCAACGCGCTGCGTTGGAGCGTCGCTGAGATGGAGCGCCGCTACAAGCTGATGGCGGCCATGGGCGTGCGCAACCTGGCCGGCTTCAACCGCAAGATCAAGGATGCAGAGGAAGCCGGTGAGGTCGTTCACGACCCGTTGTACCGCCGCGAAAGCATGGACGACGAGCCGCCTACGCTGAAGACGCTGCCCACCATCGTGGTGGTGGTCGACGAATTTGCCGACATGATGATGATCGTCGGCAAGAAGGTCGAGGAACTGATCGCCCGTATCGCCCAGAAGGCCCGTGCCGCCGGTATCCACCTGATTCTCGCGACCCAGCGCCCGTCGGTGGATGTGATCACCGGCCTGATCAAGGCCAACATCCCAACCCGCATGGCGTTCCAGGTGTCGAGCAAGATCGACTCGCGGACCATCATCGACCAGGGTGGCGCCGAGCAACTGCTGGGTCACGGTGACATGCTCTACATGCCGCCGGGCACCAGCCTGCCAATCCGCGTACATGGCGCCTTCGTCTCCGACGACGAGGTACATCGCGTGGTCGAGGCGTGGAAACTGCGCGGCGCTCCGGACTACAACGACGACATCCTCAACGGCGTCGAAGAGGCCGGCAGCGGCTTCGATGGCGGTGGCGGTGGCGGTGATGGCGAAGATTCCGAGAGCGACGCCTTGTATGATGAAGCCGTCCAGTTCGTGCTCGAAAGCCGTCGCGCCTCGATTTCGGCGGTGCAGCGCAAGTTGAAGATCGGCTACAACCGGGCCGCCCGGATGATCGAGGCGATGGAGATGGCCGGCGTGGTCACCCCCATGAACAGCAACGGCTCGCGGGAAGTGATTGCCCCAGGCGGCCCGCGCGACTGA
- the crcB gene encoding fluoride efflux transporter CrcB, whose translation MIALIAAVSAGGIAGTLLRFATANWVAAHWPRHFYAGTLAVNLVGCLLIGLLYGLFLHKPLAPVELRAGLIVGFLGGLTTFSSFSLDTVRLMESGQVPLAMGYTIISVVGGLLATWAGLSLTRF comes from the coding sequence GTGATCGCACTCATCGCCGCCGTCAGCGCGGGCGGCATTGCCGGCACGCTGCTGCGCTTCGCCACCGCCAATTGGGTAGCGGCCCACTGGCCACGGCACTTCTATGCCGGTACGCTGGCGGTCAACCTGGTCGGCTGCCTGCTGATCGGCCTGCTTTACGGGCTGTTCCTGCACAAGCCCCTGGCGCCGGTCGAGCTGCGCGCCGGATTGATCGTCGGATTTCTGGGTGGCCTGACCACTTTTTCCTCTTTCTCGCTCGATACCGTGCGCCTGATGGAAAGCGGGCAAGTACCGCTGGCCATGGGCTATACCATTATCAGCGTGGTGGGCGGCCTGCTCGCGACCTGGGCTGGCCTGTCCCTGACCCGATTCTGA
- the lolA gene encoding outer membrane lipoprotein chaperone LolA → MRAIRMLLVSALAMGAVSAHADEKDVARLTQLLEKSQTITARFSQLTLDASGTSLQEANGEMAVKRPGLFYWHTDAPQEQVVVSDGQKVTLWDPDLEQATIKKLDVRLSQTPALLLSGDVSKISQSFDISSKEQGEVTDFTLKPKTKDTLFDSLRVSFRKGLINDMQLVDSVGQRTNILFNGVKANEAIAPSKFKFDVPKGADIIQE, encoded by the coding sequence ATGCGCGCGATTCGCATGCTGTTGGTTTCTGCCCTGGCCATGGGCGCCGTGTCGGCACATGCCGACGAGAAAGACGTGGCTCGCCTCACCCAGCTACTGGAAAAGTCCCAGACCATTACCGCGCGCTTCTCCCAGCTGACCCTGGACGCCAGCGGCACCAGCCTGCAGGAAGCCAACGGCGAGATGGCGGTCAAGCGCCCGGGCCTGTTCTACTGGCACACCGATGCACCCCAGGAGCAGGTGGTAGTGTCCGATGGCCAGAAGGTCACCCTGTGGGACCCGGACCTGGAACAGGCCACCATCAAGAAGCTCGATGTACGCCTGAGCCAGACGCCGGCGCTGCTGCTGTCCGGTGACGTGTCGAAGATCAGCCAGAGCTTCGATATCAGCTCGAAGGAGCAGGGCGAGGTGACCGACTTCACCCTCAAGCCGAAAACCAAGGACACCCTGTTCGACTCGCTGCGGGTATCGTTCCGCAAGGGCCTGATCAACGACATGCAACTGGTCGACAGCGTCGGCCAGCGCACCAACATCCTGTTCAACGGGGTCAAGGCCAACGAAGCCATCGCGCCGAGCAAGTTCAAGTTCGATGTCCCGAAAGGCGCGGACATCATCCAGGAGTAA
- the clpS gene encoding ATP-dependent Clp protease adapter ClpS: MHVPSEIRLTFNQDRPQSNEDGHEDDGAGLAVQEAKPILQAPPMYKVVLFNDDYTPMDFVVEVLETFFNLNRELATKIMLTVHTEGRAVCGLFTRDIAETKAMQVNQYARESQHPLLCEIEKDG; this comes from the coding sequence ATGCATGTACCCAGTGAGATTCGACTAACATTCAATCAGGATCGCCCGCAGTCGAACGAGGACGGGCATGAGGACGATGGCGCCGGCCTTGCGGTCCAGGAGGCCAAGCCGATCCTGCAGGCGCCACCGATGTACAAGGTGGTTTTGTTCAACGATGACTACACGCCAATGGATTTCGTCGTCGAAGTGCTCGAGACGTTCTTCAATCTGAACCGCGAGCTGGCAACGAAGATCATGCTGACCGTCCATACCGAAGGGCGGGCAGTGTGCGGATTGTTTACCCGTGACATCGCCGAGACAAAGGCCATGCAGGTCAACCAATACGCCAGGGAAAGCCAGCATCCGCTACTCTGTGAAATCGAGAAGGACGGTTAA
- a CDS encoding arginyltransferase gives MTELARLKFYATQPHSCSYLPDEQATTLFLDPSQPMDVHVYADLSEMGFRRSGDHLYRPHCQNCNACVPARIPAARFIPNRQQRRILKRNADLTVSAVRPVFKEEYFDLYRRYIEQRHADGDMYPPSRDQFSTFLVRDLPFCWFYEFRLEGRLMAVAVCDLLPNGLSAVYTFYEPDEERRSLGRYAILWQITEALRQNLEAVYLGYWIKNCKKMNYKTQYRPIELLINQRWVTLN, from the coding sequence ATGACAGAGTTGGCGCGGTTGAAGTTCTATGCCACTCAACCCCACTCCTGCAGCTACCTGCCGGATGAGCAGGCCACCACGCTGTTTCTCGACCCGAGCCAGCCGATGGACGTGCATGTGTACGCCGATCTGTCGGAAATGGGCTTTCGCCGCAGCGGTGACCACCTGTACCGCCCGCATTGCCAGAACTGCAATGCCTGCGTGCCCGCGCGCATTCCTGCCGCGCGCTTCATCCCCAACCGCCAGCAGCGGCGCATTCTCAAGCGCAATGCCGACCTGACCGTCAGCGCCGTGCGTCCGGTGTTCAAGGAAGAGTATTTCGACCTGTACCGTCGCTACATCGAGCAGCGCCACGCCGATGGCGACATGTACCCGCCCAGCCGTGACCAGTTCTCGACCTTCCTGGTCCGCGACCTGCCGTTCTGCTGGTTCTACGAGTTCCGCCTCGAGGGCCGCCTGATGGCGGTGGCAGTCTGCGACCTGCTGCCCAATGGCCTGTCGGCGGTGTACACCTTCTACGAACCCGATGAAGAACGGCGCAGCCTGGGCCGCTATGCCATCCTCTGGCAGATCACCGAAGCCCTGCGCCAGAACCTCGAAGCCGTGTACCTGGGATACTGGATCAAGAACTGCAAGAAAATGAACTACAAGACCCAATATCGCCCCATCGAACTACTGATCAATCAGCGCTGGGTCACCCTCAACTGA
- a CDS encoding replication-associated recombination protein A, with the protein MDLFRSEPVAQPLAARLRPSNLDEYVGQEHLLARGKPLREALEQGALHSMIFWGPPGVGKTTLARLLAQFCDAHFETVSAVLAGVKEIRQAVEVAKQQAGQYGRRTILFVDEVHRFNKSQQDAFLPYVEDGTLIFIGATTENPSFELNNALLSRARVYVLKSLDEAALRKLVDRALSEERGLGKRNLRVGDEAFRMLMAAADGDGRRMLNFLENASDLAEDGGEIGVELLQSLLGDSRRRFDKGGEAFYDQISALHKSVRGSNPDGALYWYARMLDGGCDPLYIARRVVRMASEDIGNADPRALSLCLAAWDVQERLGSPEGELAVAQAITYLACAPKSNAVYMGFKAAMREAAEHGSLEVPLHLRNAPTKLMKQLGYGEEYRYAHDEPDAYAAGEDYFPEQLEPRQYYQPVPRGLELKIGEKLRHLTELDRNSPRQRRKP; encoded by the coding sequence ATGGACCTGTTTCGTAGCGAACCCGTCGCCCAGCCCCTGGCCGCCCGCCTGCGCCCGTCCAACCTGGACGAGTACGTCGGCCAGGAGCACCTGCTGGCACGCGGCAAGCCGCTGCGCGAGGCGCTGGAGCAGGGCGCGCTGCACTCGATGATCTTCTGGGGGCCGCCGGGGGTGGGCAAGACCACCCTCGCGCGGCTGCTGGCGCAGTTCTGCGACGCCCACTTCGAGACCGTCTCGGCGGTACTGGCCGGGGTCAAGGAGATTCGCCAGGCGGTCGAGGTGGCCAAGCAGCAGGCGGGGCAGTATGGCCGTCGCACCATCCTGTTTGTCGACGAAGTGCACCGTTTCAACAAATCGCAACAGGACGCCTTCCTGCCCTACGTGGAGGATGGCACGCTGATCTTCATCGGCGCCACCACCGAGAACCCCTCTTTCGAGCTGAACAACGCCTTGCTCTCGCGGGCGCGGGTGTATGTGCTCAAGAGCCTGGACGAAGCAGCGCTGCGCAAGCTGGTCGATCGCGCCCTCAGCGAGGAGCGTGGCCTGGGTAAGCGCAACCTGCGTGTGGGCGATGAAGCGTTCAGGATGCTCATGGCTGCCGCCGATGGCGATGGCCGGCGCATGCTCAACTTCCTCGAGAACGCCTCGGACCTGGCCGAAGACGGTGGCGAGATTGGCGTCGAGTTGCTACAGAGCCTGCTCGGTGACAGCCGCCGCCGTTTCGACAAGGGCGGCGAGGCGTTCTACGACCAGATCTCGGCCTTGCACAAGTCCGTGCGTGGCTCCAACCCAGACGGCGCGCTGTACTGGTATGCGCGCATGCTCGACGGTGGCTGCGACCCGTTGTACATCGCCCGCCGCGTGGTGCGCATGGCCAGCGAGGACATCGGCAACGCCGACCCTCGGGCTTTGAGCCTGTGCCTGGCGGCGTGGGATGTGCAGGAGCGCCTGGGTAGCCCCGAGGGTGAGCTGGCAGTGGCCCAGGCCATCACCTACCTTGCCTGCGCGCCGAAGAGCAACGCGGTGTACATGGGCTTCAAGGCGGCCATGCGCGAGGCGGCCGAGCATGGGTCGCTGGAGGTGCCACTGCACCTGCGCAATGCCCCCACCAAGCTGATGAAGCAACTGGGCTACGGTGAGGAGTACCGCTACGCCCATGACGAACCGGACGCCTACGCCGCCGGCGAAGACTACTTCCCCGAGCAGCTCGAGCCACGCCAGTACTATCAGCCAGTGCCACGCGGCCTTGAGCTGAAGATCGGCGAAAAGCTGCGCCATCTGACCGAGCTCGACCGCAACAGCCCCCGCCAGCGGAGAAAGCCGTGA
- the icd gene encoding NADP-dependent isocitrate dehydrogenase, which translates to MGYQKIKVPSDGAKITVNADHSLNVPDNPIIPYIEGDGIGVDVSPVMIKVVDAAVQKAYGGKRKIAWMEVYAGEKATQVYDQDTWLPQETLDAVKDYVVSIKGPLTTPVGGGIRSLNVALRQQLDLYVCLRPVVWFQGVPSPVKKPGDVDMVIFRENSEDIYAGIEWKAGSPEANKVIKFLKEEMGVTKIRFDQDCGIGVKPVSKEGTKRLVRKALQYVVDNDRKSLTLVHKGNIMKFTEGAFKDWGYEVARDEFGAELLDGGPWMKFKNPRTGREVIVKDAIADAMLQQILLRPAEYDVIATLNLNGDYLSDALAAEVGGIGIAPGANLSDTVAMFEATHGTAPKYAGKDQVNPGSVILSAEMMLRHMGWTEAADLIIKGTNGAIAAKTVTYDFERLMEGATLVGSSGFGEALIKHM; encoded by the coding sequence ATGGGATACCAGAAAATCAAGGTGCCGTCTGATGGTGCCAAGATCACCGTCAATGCAGACCATTCGCTCAATGTTCCCGACAACCCCATCATTCCCTACATCGAAGGCGACGGTATCGGCGTGGATGTCTCGCCGGTGATGATCAAGGTGGTCGACGCCGCCGTGCAGAAGGCCTACGGCGGCAAGCGCAAGATCGCCTGGATGGAGGTCTATGCCGGCGAGAAGGCTACGCAAGTCTATGACCAGGACACCTGGCTGCCCCAGGAAACCCTCGATGCGGTGAAGGATTATGTGGTCTCGATCAAGGGGCCGCTGACCACGCCGGTCGGCGGTGGCATCCGTTCGCTCAACGTGGCCCTGCGTCAGCAGCTCGATCTTTATGTGTGCCTGCGCCCGGTGGTCTGGTTCCAGGGCGTGCCAAGCCCGGTGAAAAAGCCGGGTGACGTCGACATGGTGATTTTCCGCGAGAACTCCGAGGACATCTATGCCGGCATCGAGTGGAAGGCCGGCTCGCCCGAGGCGAACAAGGTGATCAAGTTCCTCAAGGAGGAAATGGGCGTCACCAAGATCCGGTTCGACCAGGATTGCGGCATCGGCGTCAAGCCGGTTTCGAAGGAGGGCACCAAACGCCTGGTGCGCAAGGCGCTGCAATATGTGGTGGATAACGACCGCAAATCGCTGACCCTGGTGCACAAGGGCAACATCATGAAGTTCACCGAAGGGGCTTTCAAAGATTGGGGCTACGAGGTGGCGCGCGACGAGTTCGGTGCGGAACTGCTTGATGGTGGCCCATGGATGAAGTTCAAGAACCCCAGGACTGGCCGTGAGGTGATCGTCAAGGACGCCATCGCCGACGCCATGCTCCAGCAGATCCTGCTGCGCCCGGCCGAATACGACGTGATCGCCACCCTCAACCTCAATGGCGATTATCTGTCCGACGCCCTGGCGGCAGAGGTGGGCGGTATCGGTATCGCGCCGGGCGCCAACCTGTCGGACACCGTGGCCATGTTCGAGGCCACCCACGGTACCGCGCCCAAGTATGCCGGGAAGGACCAGGTCAACCCGGGTTCGGTGATCCTGTCGGCCGAGATGATGCTGCGGCACATGGGCTGGACCGAAGCGGCGGACCTGATCATCAAGGGTACCAATGGCGCGATCGCGGCCAAGACCGTGACCTATGACTTCGAGCGCTTGATGGAGGGCGCGACCCTGGTCGGCAGCTCGGGCTTTGGCGAGGCGCTGATCAAGCACATGTAA